Proteins encoded in a region of the Candidatus Krumholzibacteriia bacterium genome:
- a CDS encoding superoxide dismutase — MSFKLPDLPFSPDALAPHMSAETFEYHHGKHHNKYVTTLNELVDGTPMADKGLEEIVMESEGGVFNNAAQHWNHSFFWNCMSPDGGGKPGGELAAAIERDFGSYDAFVEKFSKTAATQFGSGWGWLVEKDGKLDVISTANADLPMKHGANALLTIDVWEHAYYIDYRNARPKFIEVFMKELVNWDFVAKTMAG, encoded by the coding sequence ATGAGCTTCAAGTTGCCCGATCTGCCGTTCTCGCCCGACGCGCTCGCGCCCCACATGAGCGCCGAGACCTTCGAGTACCACCACGGCAAGCATCACAACAAGTACGTGACCACGCTCAACGAACTGGTCGACGGCACCCCGATGGCCGACAAGGGCCTCGAGGAGATCGTCATGGAATCCGAGGGGGGTGTCTTCAACAACGCCGCGCAGCACTGGAACCACAGCTTCTTCTGGAACTGCATGTCGCCCGACGGTGGCGGCAAGCCCGGTGGCGAGCTGGCCGCGGCGATCGAGCGGGACTTCGGCAGCTATGACGCCTTCGTCGAGAAGTTCTCGAAGACGGCCGCCACGCAGTTCGGTTCGGGCTGGGGCTGGTTGGTGGAAAAGGACGGCAAGCTCGACGTGATCAGCACCGCCAACGCCGATCTCCCGATGAAGCACGGCGCCAACGCCCTGCTGACGATCGACGTGTGGGAACACGCCTACTACATCGACTACCGCAACGCGCGGCCGAAGTTCATCGAGGTCTTCATGAAGGAGCTCGTGAACTGGGACTTCGTCGCGAAGACCATGGCCGGCTGA